In Herbaspirillum sp. WKF16, one genomic interval encodes:
- a CDS encoding glutathione S-transferase N-terminal domain-containing protein, whose translation MMVLYSGTTCPFSQRCRLVLFEKGMDFEIRDVDLFNKPEDISVMNPYGQVPILVERDLVLYESNIINEYIDERFPHPQLMPADPLMRARARLMLFNFEKELFVHVHTLENEKSKAAEKNQEKARNEIRDRLTQLAPLFLKNKYMLGDEFSMLDVALAPLLWRLDHYGIELSKTAAPLMKYAERIFSRPAYIEALTPSEKVMRR comes from the coding sequence ATGATGGTTCTTTACTCGGGCACGACCTGCCCATTCTCGCAACGCTGCCGCCTTGTCCTGTTCGAAAAGGGCATGGATTTCGAGATCCGCGACGTTGACCTGTTCAACAAGCCGGAAGACATTTCCGTCATGAACCCGTATGGCCAGGTGCCCATCCTGGTCGAGCGCGACCTGGTGCTGTACGAATCCAACATCATCAACGAGTACATCGACGAGCGCTTCCCGCATCCGCAACTGATGCCGGCCGACCCGCTGATGCGCGCCCGCGCCCGCCTGATGCTGTTCAACTTCGAGAAGGAACTGTTCGTCCACGTGCATACGCTGGAAAACGAAAAGTCCAAGGCCGCCGAAAAGAACCAGGAGAAGGCCCGCAATGAAATCCGCGACCGCCTGACCCAGCTGGCCCCGCTGTTCCTGAAGAACAAGTACATGCTGGGCGACGAGTTCTCCATGCTGGACGTGGCCCTGGCCCCGCTGCTGTGGCGCCTCGATCACTACGGCATCGAGCTGTCCAAGACCGCGGCGCCGCTGATGAAGTACGCCGAACGCATCTTCTCGCGTCCGGCCTACATCGAAGCGCTGACCCCGTCGGAAAAGGTCATGCGCCGTTAA
- the mdeB gene encoding alpha-ketoglutarate dehydrogenase, whose translation MSSANGIARDIDIDAQETQEWLEALQSVLAEAGPERTRFLLSRLSAAAQQWGINWRDARNTPYVNTIRPEQEPPFPGGSDAQAIEERIASIMRWNALAMVVRANRAYGELGGHIASFASAADLFEVGFNHFFRARDDKFAGDVVYFQPHSAPGIYARAFLEGALSEEDLGYYRREIEAKRAGQQGLSSYPHPWLMPEFWQFPTGSMGIGPINAIYQARFLRYMEHRGLLQDQGRKVWGVFGDGEMDEPESLAALSLASREKLDNLIFVVNCNLQRLDGPVRGNGHIVDELETLFAGAGWNVIKLLWGSDWDGLFARDKDGELVDALNRTVDGQLQTFAANDGAFNREHFFGQTPGTRAIGATLTDEEINRLRRGGHDMKKIFSAYQAAAAHKGQPTVILAQTKKGYGMGAAGEGKMTTHQQKKLDEESLLQFRDRFKLPLTDEQCRSLAFYKPADDSAEMKHLHARRAALGGYLPRRQAGAARRAVPAMEAHSKFALEADGKEMSSTMALVRQLGNLLKDKDFGQYVVPIVADEARTFGMANLFRQVGIYSSQGQLYEPEDIGSILYYREARDGQILEEGITEAGAISSWTAAATAYSVHGTPMLPFYIYYSMFGFQRIGDLIWAAADQRARGFLIGATSGRTTLGGEGLQHQDGNSLVTAASIPNCVSYDPAYAYELAVIIDDGMRRMMERGDDVFYYVTVTNENEAQPSMPAGVAEGILRGMYCLGRKAGAQARLLASGPILKEALAAAELLRRHWQVEAEVWSVTSYTELARDGVAAQRDHRLCGADVQPYVTQQLQDSAAPVIAVSDYIRALPESIRAFVPGTYVTLGTDGFGRSDTRVNLRDFFEIDARWIAYTALTEVFAGDRAKLAAAALTLGIDTAQPLSTTV comes from the coding sequence ATGTCGTCAGCCAATGGTATTGCCCGCGATATCGATATCGACGCCCAGGAAACCCAGGAGTGGCTGGAGGCGCTGCAAAGCGTGCTGGCGGAAGCCGGCCCCGAGCGCACGCGCTTCCTGCTGTCGCGCCTGTCGGCTGCGGCCCAGCAGTGGGGCATCAACTGGCGCGATGCGCGCAACACGCCCTACGTCAACACCATCCGTCCCGAGCAGGAGCCGCCATTCCCCGGCGGTTCCGATGCCCAGGCGATCGAGGAGCGCATCGCCAGCATCATGCGCTGGAACGCGCTGGCCATGGTGGTGCGCGCCAACCGCGCCTACGGCGAACTGGGCGGGCACATCGCCAGCTTCGCCTCGGCTGCCGACCTGTTCGAAGTCGGCTTCAATCATTTCTTCCGCGCCCGCGACGACAAGTTCGCCGGCGATGTCGTCTACTTCCAGCCGCACTCGGCGCCCGGCATCTACGCCCGCGCCTTCCTTGAAGGCGCGCTCTCCGAGGAAGACCTCGGCTATTACCGCCGCGAGATCGAGGCCAAGCGCGCCGGCCAGCAAGGCCTGTCGTCCTATCCCCACCCCTGGCTGATGCCGGAGTTCTGGCAGTTCCCGACCGGCTCGATGGGGATAGGCCCGATCAACGCCATCTACCAGGCGCGCTTCCTGCGCTACATGGAACACCGCGGCCTGCTGCAGGACCAGGGTCGCAAGGTATGGGGCGTGTTCGGCGACGGCGAGATGGACGAACCCGAGTCGCTGGCGGCCCTGTCGCTGGCCTCGCGCGAGAAGCTGGACAACCTGATCTTCGTGGTCAACTGCAACCTGCAACGCCTGGACGGCCCGGTGCGCGGCAACGGCCACATCGTCGACGAGCTGGAGACGCTGTTCGCCGGCGCCGGCTGGAACGTCATCAAGCTGCTGTGGGGTTCCGACTGGGACGGCCTGTTCGCTCGCGACAAGGACGGCGAGCTGGTCGATGCGCTCAACCGCACCGTGGACGGCCAGCTGCAGACCTTCGCCGCCAACGACGGCGCCTTCAACCGCGAGCATTTCTTCGGGCAGACTCCCGGCACGCGCGCCATCGGCGCCACGCTGACCGACGAGGAGATCAACCGCCTGCGTCGCGGCGGCCACGACATGAAGAAGATCTTCTCGGCCTACCAGGCGGCCGCCGCCCACAAGGGCCAGCCCACCGTGATCCTGGCGCAGACCAAGAAGGGCTATGGCATGGGCGCGGCCGGCGAGGGCAAGATGACCACGCACCAGCAGAAGAAGCTGGACGAAGAGAGCCTGCTGCAATTCCGCGACCGCTTCAAGTTGCCGCTGACCGACGAGCAATGCCGCTCGCTGGCCTTCTACAAGCCGGCTGACGACAGCGCCGAGATGAAGCACCTGCACGCCCGCCGCGCCGCCCTGGGCGGCTACCTGCCGCGCCGCCAGGCCGGCGCCGCCAGGCGCGCGGTGCCGGCCATGGAGGCGCACAGCAAGTTCGCGCTGGAGGCCGACGGCAAGGAAATGTCGTCCACCATGGCGCTGGTGCGCCAGCTCGGCAACCTGTTGAAGGACAAGGATTTCGGCCAGTACGTGGTGCCCATCGTGGCCGACGAGGCACGCACCTTCGGCATGGCCAACCTGTTCCGCCAGGTCGGCATCTATTCTTCCCAGGGCCAGCTCTACGAGCCGGAAGACATCGGCTCCATCCTGTATTACCGCGAGGCCAGGGACGGCCAGATCCTGGAAGAGGGCATCACCGAAGCCGGCGCCATCTCCTCCTGGACCGCCGCCGCCACCGCCTACTCCGTGCACGGCACGCCGATGCTGCCGTTCTACATCTACTACTCGATGTTCGGCTTCCAGCGCATCGGCGACCTGATCTGGGCCGCGGCCGACCAGCGCGCGCGCGGCTTCCTGATCGGCGCCACGTCGGGGCGCACCACGCTGGGCGGCGAGGGCTTGCAGCACCAGGACGGCAACAGCCTGGTGACCGCCGCCTCGATTCCGAACTGCGTCTCGTATGACCCGGCCTACGCCTACGAGCTGGCCGTGATCATCGACGACGGCATGCGCCGCATGATGGAACGCGGCGACGACGTGTTCTACTACGTCACCGTCACCAACGAGAACGAGGCCCAGCCCAGCATGCCGGCCGGCGTCGCCGAGGGCATCCTGCGCGGCATGTATTGCCTGGGCAGGAAGGCGGGCGCGCAGGCGCGCCTGCTGGCGTCCGGCCCTATCCTCAAGGAAGCCCTGGCGGCAGCCGAGCTGCTGCGCCGTCACTGGCAGGTCGAGGCCGAGGTCTGGAGCGTCACCAGCTATACCGAGCTGGCGCGCGACGGCGTGGCTGCGCAGCGCGATCATCGCCTGTGCGGCGCCGACGTCCAGCCGTACGTGACGCAACAGCTGCAAGACAGCGCCGCGCCGGTGATCGCGGTGAGCGATTACATCCGCGCGCTGCCGGAAAGCATCCGCGCCTTCGTGCCGGGCACTTACGTGACGCTGGGCACAGACGGCTTCGGCCGCAGCGATACGCGCGTGAACCTGCGCGACTTCTTCGAGATCGACGCGCGCTGGATCGCCTATACCGCGCTGACCGAGGTGTTCGCCGGCGACCGCGCCAAGCTGGCGGCGGCCGCGCTGACGCTGGGCATCGACACCGCCCAGCCGCTCTCGACCACGGTGTGA
- a CDS encoding TonB-dependent siderophore receptor, giving the protein MKQTRIDPRAAIPAPRQMARALRCACAAMALSTLGAGSAWAQQAQSGQDGAAEALPEVKVVSDRIGASEGTGSYIVNSVNTGTRLNLTPRETPQSISVVTRQQMDDRNIQSIEDLVNVVPGLSLSRGATERGSIYSRGFAINMYTMDGLPFSADGDTLGFNTLAMYDRVEVLRGSAGMMIGAGNPSGVINLVRKRPTRETQVSITGSAGRWNNFRGEIDASGALNEAKTVRGRAVVASSDADTFITNYRQKRNLVYATVDADLTRDSTLSVGFSYNKEENLGSSWYGLPTARNGSFLNMDRSVNNAPDWAYWNKTNTRVFTELETRFDNSWKVKLAAQAMKDELDSLLTGIARGAGDTNFALTPANIFKYDRSQLGLDAQATGPFGLFGQKHELVVGASYRSRITQDAGYNDPTYNYAFNLPTWNTASAPYPNVNNYYYASVTRVKQSSLYGTSRLKLADPLALLLGARADWYDTESVNPRAVTNAVTNKYKINSEITPYAALVVDLNKTYSVYGSWTSVFTPQTSVDATGKVLPAVTGSNTEVGIKGELLDGALNVSAAVFQMKQTNLAQSLPVGSCSPGLTSCSVAAGEVQNRGYELQAVGALTSSWQVSGGYTYNAARYTAQSGANLPGARFATDRPARTLRLSTMYRLPGELNRWRIGGAARSQSEMYRTANAIRQGGYTLFDLLGGFQVNKNLDLRFSVTNLFDKVYYQTIGSTADSASAFGEPRNFNVTAKYTF; this is encoded by the coding sequence ATGAAGCAAACTCGAATCGACCCGCGCGCAGCCATACCCGCGCCACGCCAGATGGCGCGCGCCTTGCGCTGCGCCTGCGCGGCCATGGCCTTGTCCACGTTGGGCGCGGGCAGCGCCTGGGCGCAGCAGGCACAATCAGGCCAGGACGGCGCCGCCGAGGCGCTGCCTGAGGTCAAGGTGGTGTCGGACCGGATCGGCGCCAGCGAGGGGACGGGGTCGTACATCGTCAACAGCGTCAATACCGGCACCCGCCTGAACCTCACGCCGCGTGAAACGCCGCAGTCGATCTCGGTGGTCACGCGCCAGCAGATGGACGACCGCAACATCCAGTCGATCGAAGACCTGGTCAATGTGGTGCCCGGCCTGAGCCTGAGCCGCGGCGCCACCGAGCGCGGCAGCATCTACTCGCGCGGCTTCGCCATCAACATGTACACCATGGACGGCCTGCCGTTCTCGGCCGATGGCGACACGCTGGGCTTCAACACCCTGGCCATGTACGACCGCGTCGAAGTGCTGCGCGGCTCGGCCGGCATGATGATCGGCGCGGGCAATCCTTCCGGTGTGATCAACCTGGTGCGCAAGCGTCCCACCCGCGAGACGCAGGTCTCGATCACCGGCAGCGCCGGCCGCTGGAACAACTTCCGCGGCGAGATCGACGCCAGCGGCGCGCTCAACGAAGCCAAGACGGTGCGCGGCCGCGCCGTGGTGGCGAGTTCGGATGCCGACACCTTCATCACCAATTACCGCCAGAAGCGCAACCTGGTCTACGCCACGGTGGACGCCGACCTCACGCGCGACTCGACCCTGAGCGTGGGCTTCAGCTACAACAAGGAAGAGAACCTGGGATCGAGCTGGTACGGCCTGCCGACGGCCCGCAACGGCAGCTTCCTGAACATGGACCGCTCGGTCAACAACGCGCCGGACTGGGCCTACTGGAACAAGACCAACACGCGGGTGTTCACCGAGCTGGAGACGCGCTTCGACAACAGCTGGAAAGTGAAGCTGGCGGCGCAGGCGATGAAAGATGAGCTGGACTCGCTGCTCACCGGCATCGCGCGCGGCGCCGGCGACACCAACTTTGCCCTGACCCCGGCCAACATCTTCAAGTACGATCGGAGCCAGCTGGGCCTGGATGCGCAGGCTACCGGCCCCTTCGGCCTGTTCGGCCAGAAGCATGAACTGGTGGTCGGCGCGTCCTATCGCAGCCGCATCACGCAGGATGCCGGCTACAACGATCCCACCTACAACTACGCCTTCAACCTGCCGACCTGGAACACGGCCTCCGCGCCTTATCCCAATGTCAACAACTACTACTACGCATCGGTGACGCGGGTGAAGCAGAGCAGCCTCTACGGCACCTCGCGCTTGAAGCTGGCCGATCCCCTGGCGCTGCTGCTGGGCGCGCGTGCGGACTGGTACGACACCGAATCGGTGAACCCGCGCGCCGTCACCAATGCGGTCACCAACAAGTACAAGATCAACAGCGAAATCACCCCCTACGCGGCGCTGGTGGTCGACCTCAACAAGACCTACTCGGTCTACGGCAGCTGGACCAGCGTCTTCACTCCGCAAACCAGCGTGGATGCGACGGGCAAGGTGCTGCCTGCCGTGACCGGCTCGAACACCGAAGTGGGGATCAAGGGCGAATTGCTGGATGGCGCCCTGAACGTGAGCGCAGCCGTCTTCCAGATGAAGCAGACCAACCTGGCGCAGTCGCTGCCGGTGGGTTCCTGCTCGCCCGGGCTGACCTCGTGCTCGGTGGCGGCGGGCGAGGTGCAGAACCGCGGCTATGAACTGCAGGCGGTGGGCGCGCTGACGTCCTCGTGGCAGGTCAGCGGCGGTTATACCTACAATGCCGCACGCTACACGGCGCAGTCCGGCGCGAACTTGCCGGGCGCGCGCTTCGCCACCGACCGTCCGGCGCGCACGCTGCGCCTGTCGACCATGTACCGTTTGCCGGGCGAGCTGAACCGCTGGCGCATCGGCGGCGCGGCGCGCTCCCAGAGCGAGATGTACCGCACCGCCAATGCGATCCGCCAGGGCGGCTACACGCTGTTCGACCTCTTGGGCGGCTTCCAGGTCAACAAGAACCTGGACCTGCGCTTCTCGGTGACCAACCTGTTCGACAAGGTCTACTACCAGACCATCGGTTCCACTGCCGACAGCGCGAGCGCCTTCGGCGAACCGCGCAATTTCAACGTGACGGCGAAATACACCTTCTGA
- a CDS encoding response regulator: protein MNLPSIVMIDSSTEATEMVRFALWRNNLRCSFQVYPDAATARRCLLQQRRRSSDGPAPALILLESDLDYTDGLDVLRELRANEHMAAVPVVVFPSYDMEGEQAALAAGATEYMPKPIDAELYARCIAEFYQRWCQSPATPSARPAWQAPSGMRHARRRGDWMRSSEK, encoded by the coding sequence ATGAACCTCCCCAGCATTGTGATGATCGATTCCAGTACCGAAGCCACCGAGATGGTGCGTTTCGCGCTGTGGAGGAACAACCTGCGCTGCTCGTTCCAGGTCTATCCTGATGCCGCCACCGCCCGCCGCTGCCTGCTGCAGCAGCGCCGCCGCAGCAGCGACGGCCCGGCTCCGGCGCTGATCCTGCTGGAGTCCGACCTCGATTACACCGACGGCCTGGACGTGCTGCGCGAGCTGCGCGCCAACGAGCACATGGCCGCGGTGCCGGTGGTGGTGTTCCCATCGTATGACATGGAAGGCGAACAGGCGGCCCTGGCCGCCGGCGCCACCGAATACATGCCCAAGCCGATCGACGCCGAGCTGTATGCGCGTTGCATCGCCGAGTTCTACCAGCGCTGGTGCCAGTCGCCGGCCACACCCTCGGCGCGGCCCGCATGGCAGGCGCCCTCCGGCATGCGCCACGCGCGCCGCCGCGGCGACTGGATGCGCTCGTCGGAGAAGTGA
- a CDS encoding ClpXP protease specificity-enhancing factor — MPEVSTKPYLLRAIYEWCTDNGYTPHIAVVVDSGTRVPMQFVKNGEIVLNISFEATSGLKMENDTISFSARFGGVSRDILIPVENVIAIYARENGQGMAFEAPNPATAPAAAEQPEDSAPVLSSVPVSEPEKKGNDGQDNGGDDPEPPKKGGRPVLTRIK; from the coding sequence ATGCCTGAAGTTTCCACCAAGCCCTACCTGCTGCGCGCCATCTACGAATGGTGCACCGACAACGGCTATACGCCCCACATCGCCGTGGTGGTCGACAGCGGCACCCGGGTGCCGATGCAGTTCGTCAAGAACGGCGAGATCGTCCTCAACATCAGCTTTGAAGCCACCAGCGGCCTGAAGATGGAGAACGACACCATCAGCTTCTCCGCGCGCTTCGGCGGCGTCTCCCGCGACATCCTGATCCCGGTCGAGAACGTGATCGCGATCTACGCCCGCGAGAACGGCCAGGGCATGGCCTTCGAAGCCCCCAATCCAGCCACCGCGCCGGCCGCCGCCGAGCAGCCGGAAGACAGCGCGCCGGTGCTGTCCTCGGTGCCCGTCTCAGAGCCTGAAAAGAAGGGCAACGATGGCCAGGACAATGGCGGCGACGATCCGGAACCGCCAAAAAAAGGCGGCCGTCCTGTACTGACCCGTATCAAGTAG
- a CDS encoding Lrp/AsnC family transcriptional regulator — MELDTTDLRILNILQENSSISNLELASRINLSPSPTLARVKRLESEGIISRYVALADPHLLGLKVNVFVKVILERQGAEALAQFETAVSAFDEVMEVYLMTGDEDYLLRIVVPDLLTLEHFIVDHLTKIPGIKNIRSSFALKQIKYKTALPTPKIKTRR; from the coding sequence ATGGAACTAGATACCACCGATTTGCGAATCCTGAACATCCTTCAGGAGAACAGCTCGATCAGCAATCTGGAGCTTGCCAGCCGCATCAATCTCTCGCCCTCGCCTACCCTGGCGCGCGTGAAGCGGCTGGAATCGGAAGGCATCATTTCGCGCTACGTGGCGCTGGCCGATCCGCACCTGCTGGGGCTGAAGGTCAACGTGTTCGTCAAGGTGATCCTGGAGCGCCAGGGCGCGGAGGCGCTGGCCCAGTTCGAAACGGCGGTGAGCGCCTTCGATGAAGTGATGGAAGTCTACCTGATGACCGGCGACGAGGATTACCTGCTGCGCATCGTGGTGCCCGACCTGCTGACGCTGGAGCACTTCATCGTCGACCACCTGACCAAGATCCCTGGCATCAAGAACATCCGCTCCAGCTTCGCGCTCAAGCAGATCAAGTACAAGACCGCGCTGCCCACGCCGAAGATCAAGACGCGCCGTTAG
- a CDS encoding PAS domain S-box protein yields the protein MSIPYPVEEKKRLAFLRSLGLLDTAPDPAFDRVTRLASKLLDVPISLVSLVDENRQWFKSKVGLEVSQTPREDAFCAHTIMEADSLVVPDATNDKRFSSNPLVLHDPNIRFYAGVPIRGTQGLPIGTLCVIDSKPKTLKPEELDVLHDLASIVTKEIQLLEGLLDTHDQLARTDAKLEDNEARFRSVFELAKVGIALVRPDGGWLRVNDALCGIVGYSESELLPLSFQQITHPDDLNTDLQLLRRLVDDEIPQYQLEKRYIRKDGRQIWINLTVSKKLDRAGQLEYLIAVVQDIDAEKKAQLGLAAMHQQLEQKVVERTAELRRRETELSAVLENASDAYISLDGAGCVTAWNREAEVIFGWLATEALGKPVENLLIPDGLDGPHGRHWRTYLIDGMRSVVVRRSDLVARRKDRSELAVEVRMRTLMINEQRISIMFLHDISERKQNEARRDYEIRHDALTGLMNRRALTDMLPLAQERSRRNLNPLCLLFIDLDGFKKVNDVHGHDAGDLLLQAVATRIRDNIRLTDHVFRLAGDEFVVLLEGPNGTLEHARVRGEKLIAAISQPVPLPGDAGSAGVGASIGIAIQEVGANKEPADLIKEADEQMYRAKSLGKGTICH from the coding sequence ATGTCGATTCCCTATCCGGTTGAAGAAAAAAAACGCCTGGCTTTCCTCCGCTCCCTGGGGCTTCTTGACACTGCCCCGGATCCCGCCTTCGACCGCGTCACGCGGCTGGCCAGCAAGCTGCTGGACGTCCCGATCTCGCTGGTGTCGCTGGTGGATGAGAATCGCCAGTGGTTCAAGTCCAAGGTGGGGCTCGAGGTGAGCCAGACGCCGCGCGAGGATGCGTTTTGCGCACACACCATCATGGAAGCGGACAGCCTGGTCGTGCCCGACGCCACCAACGATAAGCGCTTCAGCAGCAACCCGCTGGTGCTGCACGATCCCAATATACGCTTCTACGCCGGCGTGCCCATCCGGGGCACGCAGGGGCTGCCGATCGGCACGCTATGCGTGATCGACTCCAAACCCAAGACGCTCAAGCCGGAAGAGCTGGACGTGCTGCACGACCTGGCCTCCATCGTCACCAAGGAAATCCAGCTGCTGGAAGGCCTGCTCGACACCCATGACCAACTGGCGCGCACCGACGCCAAGCTGGAAGACAACGAGGCGCGCTTCCGCTCGGTGTTCGAGCTGGCCAAGGTCGGCATCGCCCTGGTCAGGCCCGACGGCGGCTGGCTGCGCGTGAACGATGCGCTGTGCGGCATCGTCGGCTACAGCGAATCCGAACTGTTGCCGCTGAGCTTCCAGCAGATCACCCATCCCGACGACCTCAACACCGACCTGCAATTGCTGCGGCGCCTGGTCGACGACGAGATCCCGCAATACCAGCTTGAAAAGCGCTATATCCGCAAGGATGGCCGGCAGATCTGGATCAATCTCACGGTCAGCAAGAAGCTGGATCGGGCCGGGCAGCTCGAATACCTCATCGCGGTAGTCCAGGACATCGATGCCGAAAAGAAGGCCCAGCTGGGCCTGGCCGCCATGCATCAGCAGCTGGAGCAGAAAGTGGTCGAGCGCACGGCAGAACTGCGCCGGCGCGAGACCGAGCTGAGCGCGGTGCTGGAGAACGCCAGCGACGCCTACATCAGCCTCGACGGCGCCGGCTGCGTGACCGCCTGGAACCGCGAAGCCGAGGTGATCTTCGGCTGGCTGGCCACCGAGGCGCTGGGCAAGCCGGTGGAGAACCTGCTGATCCCGGACGGACTGGACGGCCCCCATGGACGACATTGGCGGACTTACCTGATCGACGGCATGAGGTCCGTGGTGGTGCGGCGCTCCGATCTGGTCGCGCGCCGCAAGGACCGCAGCGAGCTGGCGGTGGAGGTGCGCATGCGCACGCTGATGATCAATGAGCAGCGCATCTCGATCATGTTCCTGCACGACATTTCCGAGCGCAAGCAGAACGAGGCCCGGCGCGACTATGAAATCCGGCACGACGCATTGACCGGCCTGATGAACCGCCGCGCGCTCACCGACATGCTGCCGCTGGCGCAGGAGCGGTCGCGGCGCAATCTCAATCCGCTGTGCCTGCTGTTCATCGACCTGGACGGCTTCAAGAAGGTCAACGACGTGCACGGCCACGACGCCGGCGACCTGTTGCTGCAAGCCGTGGCGACCCGCATCCGCGACAACATCCGCCTGACCGACCACGTCTTCCGCCTGGCCGGCGACGAGTTCGTGGTGCTGCTGGAGGGCCCCAACGGCACGCTGGAGCACGCCCGGGTGCGCGGCGAGAAACTGATCGCCGCGATCTCACAGCCGGTACCGCTGCCCGGCGATGCCGGCAGCGCTGGCGTGGGCGCGAGCATCGGCATCGCGATCCAGGAGGTCGGCGCGAACAAGGAGCCCGCCGATCTCATCAAGGAAGCGGACGAGCAAATGTACCGCGCCAAAAGCCTGGGCAAGGGAACGATCTGCCATTGA
- a CDS encoding methyl-accepting chemotaxis protein → MRLGIAFGIVALLLAAVALTSVVKIGNINEAIDQLMNERYLKVRLAFEVKEALDEQIRLVRAIVIDTGRPELNQPHFAALEQSIRKTRDAINKIDAAQFTEVGRKRAKGLQDAEHKFDDAVQEVVALSRAGRADDAAHAVLRGLMGPQSAFLETANSFVTVQDQQLRMAGDKAFAEGEMAIRMVLLFSAIALLASVALGLLLTRSIVRPLGEAVKVARSVADGDLGASIESGASDEAGQLMTALGHMNDSLRRIVGEVRMSTDAIAATSTEIANGNLDLSARTEQQAGSLEETASAIEQLTSTVKQNSDHAQEANRLAASAADIARRGGEAMRQVVSTMSDINASSGQIVDIISVIDGIAFQTNILALNAAVEAARAGEQGRGFAVVAAEVRTLAQRSAAAAREIKQLIDSSAAKVADGSALVARAGATIDEVVDSVGRVSGIVAEISEASIEQRAGIEEINRAVTQMDGTTQQNAALVEQAAAAAQSMRDQAGRLSQAVRVFRMNGAAQDSRESALRLIEANGPALLEP, encoded by the coding sequence ATGCGACTGGGCATCGCCTTCGGCATCGTGGCGCTGCTGCTGGCGGCGGTCGCGCTGACCTCGGTGGTCAAGATCGGCAACATCAACGAAGCGATCGACCAATTGATGAACGAGCGTTACCTCAAAGTGCGTTTGGCATTCGAGGTGAAGGAAGCGCTCGATGAGCAGATCAGGCTGGTGCGCGCGATCGTGATCGACACCGGCCGCCCGGAACTGAACCAGCCGCATTTCGCGGCGCTGGAGCAATCCATCCGCAAGACGCGGGATGCAATCAACAAGATCGACGCCGCCCAGTTCACCGAAGTCGGCCGCAAGCGCGCCAAGGGCCTGCAGGATGCCGAGCACAAGTTCGACGACGCGGTGCAGGAGGTCGTGGCGCTGTCGCGCGCAGGCCGGGCCGACGATGCCGCCCACGCCGTGCTGCGCGGCCTGATGGGTCCGCAAAGCGCCTTCCTGGAGACCGCCAACAGTTTCGTCACGGTGCAGGACCAGCAATTGCGCATGGCCGGCGACAAGGCATTCGCCGAAGGGGAAATGGCGATCCGGATGGTGCTGCTGTTTTCGGCAATCGCCCTGCTGGCGTCGGTGGCGCTGGGCTTGCTGCTGACCCGCTCCATCGTGCGGCCGCTGGGTGAAGCGGTCAAGGTGGCGCGCAGCGTGGCCGATGGCGACCTCGGCGCCAGCATCGAATCCGGTGCGAGCGATGAGGCCGGCCAGCTCATGACCGCGCTGGGCCACATGAACGACAGCCTGCGCCGGATCGTCGGCGAGGTGCGCATGAGCACCGACGCCATCGCCGCCACCTCGACCGAGATCGCCAACGGCAACCTCGACCTGTCCGCGCGCACCGAACAGCAGGCCGGCTCGCTGGAGGAGACCGCCTCGGCCATCGAACAGCTGACCTCCACCGTCAAGCAGAATTCCGACCATGCCCAGGAGGCCAACCGGCTCGCCGCCTCTGCCGCCGACATTGCACGCCGCGGCGGCGAAGCGATGCGCCAGGTGGTCAGCACGATGAGCGACATCAACGCATCCTCCGGCCAGATCGTGGACATCATCAGCGTGATCGACGGCATTGCCTTCCAGACCAACATCCTGGCCTTGAATGCCGCGGTGGAGGCGGCGCGCGCCGGCGAGCAGGGACGCGGCTTCGCCGTGGTGGCGGCGGAGGTGCGTACCCTGGCGCAGCGCTCGGCGGCGGCGGCCAGGGAAATCAAGCAGTTGATCGACAGCTCGGCGGCCAAGGTGGCCGACGGCAGCGCGCTGGTTGCACGCGCGGGCGCCACCATCGATGAGGTGGTCGACAGCGTGGGCAGGGTCAGCGGCATCGTCGCCGAGATATCCGAAGCCAGCATCGAGCAGCGCGCCGGCATCGAGGAGATCAATCGCGCAGTCACGCAAATGGACGGCACTACCCAGCAGAATGCGGCGCTGGTGGAACAGGCGGCAGCCGCGGCGCAATCCATGCGCGACCAGGCCGGCCGGCTGTCGCAGGCGGTGCGCGTGTTCAGGATGAATGGCGCCGCGCAGGATTCGCGGGAGAGCGCGCTGCGCCTGATCGAGGCAAACGGGCCGGCCCTGCTGGAGCCATGA